The following proteins are co-located in the Synechococcus sp. PROS-U-1 genome:
- a CDS encoding metal ABC transporter ATP-binding protein — translation MRIEADQLCVDYNGTVALYDASLHLPAGCICGLVGMNGAGKSTFFKALTGFVRPSRGRIRINGSSVADAQRHQAVAYVPQSEGVDAQFPVSVWDVVMMGRYGSMNLLRIPRNSDRVAVRDALTRVDLLDLAERPLGTLSGGQRKRTFLARAIAQRADVLLLDEPFNGVDVRTEQLMAQLFLQFRDEGRTILISTHDLGHVRDFCDLVVLINKTVLAYGETSEVFTPENLALTFGGVPPDLLTGNSSPEETF, via the coding sequence ATGCGTATCGAGGCCGACCAACTGTGTGTTGACTACAACGGCACTGTTGCCCTGTACGACGCCAGCCTGCATCTCCCCGCGGGTTGCATCTGTGGTCTGGTGGGCATGAATGGTGCGGGCAAGTCGACGTTCTTCAAGGCTCTGACTGGGTTTGTTCGCCCTTCACGCGGCCGGATTCGGATCAACGGCAGCAGTGTCGCTGACGCTCAGCGCCATCAAGCGGTGGCCTACGTTCCCCAGAGTGAGGGCGTGGACGCCCAGTTCCCCGTCTCGGTTTGGGACGTGGTGATGATGGGCCGTTACGGCTCGATGAATCTGCTGCGGATTCCCCGCAACTCGGATCGCGTGGCGGTGCGTGATGCTCTGACTCGGGTCGATCTACTCGATCTGGCTGAGCGTCCGCTCGGCACCCTGTCGGGTGGACAGCGCAAGCGCACGTTCCTGGCACGGGCGATCGCCCAGCGCGCAGATGTGCTGCTGCTGGACGAGCCGTTCAATGGGGTGGATGTGCGAACCGAGCAGCTGATGGCACAGCTGTTCCTCCAGTTCCGGGATGAAGGCCGCACGATTTTGATCTCCACCCATGACCTGGGCCACGTTCGTGATTTTTGCGACCTGGTCGTTCTGATCAACAAGACCGTGCTCGCCTACGGAGAAACCTCGGAAGTGTTCACGCCTGAGAACCTCGCCTTGACCTTCGGGGGTGTGCCGCCGGATCTGCTTACGGGAAACAGCTCCCCCGAAGAGACGTTCTGA
- a CDS encoding SDR family oxidoreductase encodes MSGRFGIIGCGYVGSAVAVHLRRLGHEVVGTTTSPGRLGELCDVVDHPRIYSAGDPMADVSFLDRLDGVLIAMAPTTATFEEDQYQKVYGQSVPALVDALRHRSGQNPLHVSYLSSAGVYGDQSGAICNELTPPDCSSSANALLASAESAVLALNDASTQACVLRLGGIYGPGKDIPSFIRSAAGQSVRKNGNHINAWVHLQDIIRGVEFALDKRLQGIYNLVDDLQFTRRQLSNALCDDHGLPPVIWDNHDRPGARIFNARVSNARLREIGFQPSIPSMLEPVAA; translated from the coding sequence ATGTCAGGTCGCTTCGGGATTATTGGTTGTGGATACGTCGGATCTGCAGTCGCTGTCCATCTCAGGCGTCTGGGCCACGAGGTTGTTGGCACCACCACCAGTCCTGGCCGGCTTGGTGAACTCTGCGATGTCGTTGACCATCCCCGCATCTACAGCGCTGGCGACCCCATGGCTGATGTCAGCTTTTTGGACCGTCTCGATGGTGTTTTGATCGCCATGGCCCCAACCACCGCAACTTTTGAAGAGGATCAGTACCAGAAGGTGTATGGACAATCGGTTCCCGCCCTCGTTGATGCCCTCCGCCACCGTTCTGGTCAAAACCCGCTGCATGTTTCTTATCTCAGTAGTGCAGGTGTCTATGGGGATCAATCAGGTGCGATCTGCAATGAGTTGACTCCCCCGGACTGTTCCAGCAGTGCCAATGCTCTTCTCGCCAGTGCGGAGTCAGCTGTTCTCGCATTGAACGATGCTTCGACCCAGGCCTGTGTGCTTCGGCTTGGTGGCATCTATGGCCCTGGTAAAGACATTCCCTCTTTTATCCGCAGCGCCGCTGGTCAGTCGGTTCGTAAGAACGGCAACCACATCAATGCCTGGGTCCATCTCCAGGACATCATTCGTGGCGTTGAGTTTGCGTTAGATAAACGACTTCAAGGGATTTACAACCTTGTGGATGATCTTCAGTTCACCCGTCGTCAGCTGTCGAATGCCCTCTGTGATGACCACGGTCTCCCCCCCGTGATTTGGGACAATCACGACCGCCCCGGGGCACGCATCTTCAACGCTCGTGTCAGCAATGCCCGGCTGCGTGAAATTGGATTCCAGCCCAGCATTCCCTCCATGCTTGAACCTGTGGCGGCCTGA
- a CDS encoding DCC1-like thiol-disulfide oxidoreductase family protein: MLLTLIYDGGCPFCREFALRSELKAGVPDLRIVDGRADHATRQELNALGLPLRNGAVLIEGEQRWHGSEAIAELSRRMKPSDPLLKLLARLFCDDQRSARAYPALLMARRIALTTLGLSVDPDDDLHYQRDGSNNGYRH; this comes from the coding sequence ATGCTGTTAACCCTCATTTACGACGGCGGATGCCCATTCTGTCGGGAGTTCGCCTTACGCAGTGAACTCAAAGCGGGTGTTCCCGACCTTCGGATTGTTGACGGACGAGCAGATCACGCCACACGACAAGAGCTCAACGCCCTCGGGTTACCGCTCCGCAACGGTGCCGTTCTGATCGAAGGTGAGCAGCGATGGCATGGAAGTGAAGCCATTGCGGAACTCAGTCGTCGGATGAAGCCCAGCGATCCATTGCTGAAACTTCTGGCAAGGCTGTTCTGCGACGACCAGCGATCAGCACGCGCCTACCCCGCCCTTTTGATGGCCCGTCGCATCGCTCTGACAACACTTGGGCTCAGCGTTGACCCGGATGATGATCTCCATTACCAAAGAGATGGGTCAAACAACGGGTATCGCCATTGA
- a CDS encoding nucleoside kinase → MSGAIPLVCICGPSAAGKTTFAAHLAEKLRARGHHPLLIACDDYYRSGWSPHARYGFDTVDAIEADLLRLQLSAVRYRQLDSLRSYDMRTRKVGSRLLNQSYDVVLVEGSYGPQLFLGAVPMSLVVYIDTPVVRRLVRRLWRDVRERQRPALYVIRQMLSQMLPAERRFILPLKHRADVVVRGVESGLGDVLENIVLP, encoded by the coding sequence TTGTCCGGAGCGATTCCTCTCGTTTGCATTTGCGGTCCGTCGGCGGCCGGCAAGACAACCTTTGCTGCACATCTTGCAGAGAAGTTGCGTGCCAGAGGGCATCATCCACTTCTCATCGCATGCGATGACTACTACCGCAGTGGGTGGTCTCCCCACGCTCGCTATGGGTTCGACACAGTGGATGCCATCGAAGCTGATCTGCTTCGGCTTCAGCTCAGTGCCGTTCGCTACCGCCAGCTGGACTCCCTGCGCAGTTACGACATGCGCACCCGCAAGGTGGGCTCCAGATTGTTGAATCAGTCCTATGACGTGGTTCTTGTTGAAGGCTCCTACGGCCCCCAACTGTTTTTAGGGGCTGTGCCGATGTCGCTTGTTGTTTATATCGATACCCCCGTTGTGCGGAGGCTTGTCAGGCGCCTCTGGCGTGATGTGCGGGAACGCCAGCGCCCGGCGCTCTATGTGATTCGCCAGATGTTGTCGCAGATGCTTCCCGCTGAGCGGCGCTTCATTCTTCCTTTGAAGCACCGTGCTGATGTGGTCGTTCGGGGTGTTGAGTCTGGTTTAGGTGATGTTCTGGAGAATATTGTATTGCCGTAG
- a CDS encoding serine hydrolase, protein MTKNRWRYVLIPAAAVVFSTAAGLEAPLRNLINFAKAGTHFTAKQLCSGVLMAGMDPDQMLREDLAAAKGWIQSKIDPISGRVEASALFGLIRAEAVQNGARGCSQRIDGRPMPVLPSEAVPASRDPMPSAVPWPLINTASAQPPEIDRKALNKVLHRAFREDDPLTPKRTRAVVVVQDGWVIAERYASGIRPNMPLIGWSMSKSITHALMGLAIREGVLDLRRTPNVPEWSAPKDPRQEITLEQLLRMNSGLAFEEATGRLNSDLVRMLTQEADMARFAASQPLARKPGKKWNYSSGTTNILSRILRHAIDNDRLYWNFPAQQLFNPLGMTTAVVESDSSGTWVGSSLVWASGRDWARFGQLYLDNGSWNGEQLLPVDWVKHARTATRGSKKAYGAHWWLNRRKSRPDLPNESFSAEGYQGQLLLVAPSKRAVIVRLGQTPNKPGFDANSFGADVLSALR, encoded by the coding sequence GTGACAAAGAACCGCTGGCGTTATGTCCTGATTCCTGCAGCAGCAGTGGTCTTCAGCACAGCAGCAGGTCTTGAAGCACCGCTGCGGAACCTGATCAACTTTGCAAAAGCTGGCACGCACTTCACCGCGAAACAGCTCTGCAGCGGCGTCCTGATGGCTGGGATGGATCCGGATCAGATGCTCCGCGAAGACCTGGCTGCCGCCAAGGGATGGATCCAAAGCAAGATCGATCCAATCAGCGGGCGCGTAGAAGCCAGTGCCCTGTTCGGATTGATCCGCGCTGAGGCCGTTCAGAACGGTGCACGGGGTTGCAGCCAGCGGATCGACGGGCGACCCATGCCAGTACTACCGAGTGAAGCGGTCCCTGCCTCCCGGGATCCCATGCCAAGTGCTGTGCCGTGGCCGCTCATCAACACGGCCAGCGCACAGCCTCCGGAGATCGATAGAAAAGCGCTGAACAAAGTTCTCCATCGCGCGTTTCGTGAAGACGATCCACTAACGCCAAAACGAACCCGAGCTGTGGTCGTGGTCCAGGACGGCTGGGTGATCGCTGAGCGCTACGCCAGTGGCATCCGACCCAACATGCCCCTCATCGGATGGTCGATGAGCAAAAGCATCACCCATGCACTGATGGGACTAGCCATTCGGGAGGGAGTCCTGGATCTACGACGCACACCGAACGTGCCCGAATGGAGTGCCCCGAAGGACCCGCGGCAGGAAATCACCCTTGAACAGCTCTTGAGAATGAACAGCGGGCTCGCCTTCGAGGAAGCGACGGGAAGGCTGAACTCGGATCTAGTGCGAATGCTGACCCAGGAAGCGGACATGGCTCGGTTCGCCGCAAGCCAACCATTGGCGAGGAAGCCTGGCAAAAAATGGAACTATTCATCCGGCACCACCAACATCCTCAGCCGGATCCTCAGGCACGCGATCGACAACGATCGGCTCTATTGGAACTTTCCCGCACAACAGCTGTTCAATCCGCTTGGTATGACGACGGCGGTTGTCGAAAGCGACAGCAGTGGAACATGGGTCGGTTCATCGCTGGTCTGGGCAAGCGGACGAGATTGGGCTCGATTTGGTCAGCTTTACCTGGATAACGGGAGCTGGAATGGAGAACAGCTTTTACCAGTGGACTGGGTGAAGCACGCCCGAACCGCAACGCGAGGGTCAAAAAAGGCATACGGAGCGCATTGGTGGCTGAACCGCCGCAAATCTCGACCAGATCTACCCAACGAAAGCTTTTCTGCGGAGGGGTACCAGGGACAACTGCTGTTGGTGGCTCCATCGAAGCGCGCAGTCATCGTGCGCTTGGGACAGACGCCGAACAAGCCAGGATTTGATGCCAATTCTTTTGGGGCTGATGTTCTCTCAGCCCTCCGATGA
- a CDS encoding flotillin family protein has product MFVAIGLTGAAGLWAFIILLRQLYYICQPSEVLIFAGLRRRTGSGQTVGYRTVRGGSSLRIPVLEEVMRLDLSNMIIDLQVENAYSKGGIPLNVTGVANIKISGDEPGIHNAVERLIGKSQEEIRHIAKETLEGNLRGVMSSLTPEQLNEDKITFARTLLEEAEDDLQRLGLVLDTLQIQNISDDVRYLDSIGRKQLVELKRDSRIAEAEATSQSAVKQAENKRITDLRRLDKDLAIATANAEKRTTDALTRRAALVAEVEASVGAELARAEAELPVQKARIKQVTEQLQADVVAPAESECQTMMAEAKGEAATIIEQGRSQAEGLRDLVESLKRSGDDAKRLFLLQKLEPLLTMLSDTVQPVEVEEVSLIGEKEGGTTLTIATLLKQLQQSTGLKLPVQPSETLDNTD; this is encoded by the coding sequence ATGTTCGTCGCTATTGGCCTCACCGGTGCTGCCGGTCTTTGGGCTTTCATCATCTTGCTGCGCCAGCTGTATTACATCTGTCAGCCCAGCGAGGTCTTGATCTTCGCTGGACTTCGGCGACGCACTGGCAGCGGGCAGACCGTGGGATACCGAACGGTTCGAGGTGGCAGCTCACTGCGGATCCCCGTTCTTGAGGAAGTCATGCGGCTGGATCTGAGCAACATGATCATCGATTTACAGGTGGAGAACGCCTACTCCAAAGGAGGCATTCCATTGAACGTCACCGGTGTGGCGAACATCAAGATCTCCGGAGATGAGCCGGGCATTCACAATGCAGTCGAACGCCTGATCGGCAAAAGCCAGGAGGAGATTCGACACATCGCCAAGGAAACCCTGGAGGGAAATCTGCGGGGCGTGATGTCGAGCCTGACCCCAGAACAATTGAATGAAGACAAAATCACCTTCGCCCGCACACTTCTGGAGGAAGCCGAGGACGATCTGCAGCGTCTTGGTTTGGTTCTGGACACCCTGCAGATTCAAAACATCTCCGACGACGTGCGCTACCTCGATTCCATCGGGCGCAAGCAACTGGTGGAGTTGAAACGGGATTCACGTATCGCCGAGGCAGAAGCCACCTCCCAGTCGGCTGTCAAGCAGGCTGAAAACAAGCGCATCACGGACCTGCGGCGCCTTGACAAGGACCTGGCCATCGCCACCGCCAACGCAGAAAAACGAACAACCGATGCATTGACACGGCGGGCAGCATTGGTTGCCGAAGTGGAGGCGAGCGTGGGAGCCGAACTGGCCCGAGCCGAAGCAGAACTGCCTGTTCAGAAGGCGCGGATCAAGCAGGTGACCGAACAGCTTCAGGCCGATGTTGTTGCACCAGCTGAATCGGAGTGTCAGACGATGATGGCCGAAGCCAAGGGCGAGGCCGCCACGATCATTGAACAGGGTCGATCCCAGGCGGAAGGTCTGCGGGATCTTGTGGAATCGCTGAAACGCTCCGGGGATGACGCCAAACGTCTGTTCCTGCTCCAGAAACTGGAGCCATTACTGACGATGCTCAGCGATACGGTGCAACCGGTTGAGGTGGAAGAGGTCAGCTTGATCGGAGAGAAGGAAGGAGGCACAACTCTCACGATCGCAACACTGCTCAAACAGTTGCAGCAATCCACCGGTTTGAAGTTGCCGGTGCAGCCCAGCGAAACCTTGGACAACACCGACTAA
- a CDS encoding DUF3104 domain-containing protein, translating into MAATRPTAPIHQGTNGQDPIFLSVKKGMTVICGSTDSDDWWMADVIHVDGGARDPKIPTLFQVADVDSGVIRWVCADLVTHIVPDS; encoded by the coding sequence ATGGCAGCGACGCGTCCCACGGCCCCGATTCACCAGGGCACCAACGGTCAGGACCCCATCTTCCTGTCCGTCAAGAAAGGAATGACCGTGATCTGCGGCAGCACTGACTCCGATGACTGGTGGATGGCCGATGTGATTCACGTCGATGGCGGGGCCAGGGATCCCAAGATTCCGACGTTGTTCCAAGTGGCCGATGTGGATTCAGGGGTGATCCGCTGGGTCTGCGCAGACCTGGTCACCCACATTGTTCCGGACAGTTGA
- a CDS encoding flotillin family protein yields MQKQLFQAQTGPPTVQFSNRNQSELIIGGAGVVLVTLVALNLISRWMIRICRPNEMLVVTGGSNQGPGKKGYRVVANGGWTFVKPILETARRMDVTLLPVVVEVSNAYSHGGTPLNIQAIANVKVSTDPEIRNNAIERFLGHHQDEIVQVAKENLEGNLRSVLAQLTPEQVNEDRLRFAEQIADDVGSDMRRLGLQLDTLKIQSVSDDVDYLNSISRRRVAQIVRDAEIAEAEAIGQAERVEAEMEEVAEVVRTEAQTVVLQKDNAVRTQVAEMEKKARSEEERTAAAELEARAHAQQKLQQVRAQMERLRLQAEEVLPAQATQQARELRARGRAAATAEDVKASALVNDLLTTVWDEAGSTAELVFLLQQIEMVLDKATQLPSRIQLKRITTLDGNDASSLASLVELNHRVVRQFFEQVHQILGIDLLATLSSTTTRNSGDL; encoded by the coding sequence ATGCAGAAACAACTGTTCCAGGCCCAGACCGGACCGCCAACGGTTCAGTTCAGCAACCGCAATCAAAGTGAATTGATCATCGGGGGAGCCGGCGTTGTACTGGTGACCCTTGTGGCGTTGAACCTGATCAGCCGCTGGATGATCCGCATCTGTCGGCCCAACGAAATGCTCGTGGTCACCGGTGGCTCGAACCAGGGCCCGGGAAAGAAGGGCTATCGCGTGGTGGCCAATGGCGGCTGGACCTTCGTGAAACCGATCCTGGAGACGGCACGGCGCATGGATGTGACGCTGCTGCCGGTCGTTGTGGAGGTGAGCAATGCTTACTCCCATGGCGGTACGCCCCTCAACATTCAGGCGATTGCCAATGTGAAGGTGAGCACGGATCCGGAGATCCGTAACAACGCCATTGAACGGTTCCTCGGCCATCACCAAGACGAAATCGTGCAGGTGGCCAAGGAAAACCTGGAAGGCAATCTGCGCAGCGTGCTGGCTCAATTGACACCTGAGCAGGTGAATGAAGACCGACTGCGGTTCGCCGAACAGATTGCGGATGATGTCGGTTCGGACATGCGGCGACTGGGCCTCCAGCTCGACACCCTCAAGATTCAGAGCGTGTCGGACGACGTCGACTACCTGAACTCAATCAGCCGTCGACGGGTGGCCCAGATCGTGCGAGACGCGGAAATTGCCGAAGCTGAAGCGATCGGTCAGGCCGAACGCGTGGAAGCCGAAATGGAAGAGGTCGCGGAGGTGGTCCGCACCGAAGCCCAAACCGTCGTGCTGCAAAAAGACAACGCTGTCCGCACCCAGGTTGCGGAGATGGAAAAAAAAGCGCGATCCGAAGAAGAACGAACAGCGGCCGCTGAACTCGAGGCGCGTGCTCACGCCCAGCAGAAATTGCAACAGGTGCGGGCACAAATGGAACGGCTGCGACTGCAGGCGGAAGAGGTTCTACCGGCTCAGGCCACGCAGCAAGCAAGGGAATTGCGGGCACGGGGCCGGGCCGCCGCAACGGCAGAGGATGTAAAAGCCAGTGCGCTGGTGAATGATCTGCTCACCACGGTGTGGGATGAAGCCGGCAGCACCGCGGAACTGGTGTTTCTGCTTCAGCAGATTGAAATGGTGCTGGACAAGGCCACGCAACTTCCCAGCCGAATTCAGCTGAAGCGCATCACCACACTGGACGGAAACGACGCCTCCAGCCTGGCCAGCCTTGTGGAGCTCAACCACCGGGTGGTGCGTCAATTCTTCGAGCAAGTGCACCAGATCCTTGGTATCGATCTGCTGGCCACCTTGAGCAGCACCACCACCCGCAATTCAGGAGATCTCTGA
- the sodC gene encoding superoxide dismutase family protein, translated as MRRLLAQLLLLVSLLIVTPSWCGALEVTLQRIDTNGLGESIGSITAQDTDQGLVIYPDLSGLTPGEHGFHLHSLGSCEAGQTAEGTAVAGLAAGGHWDPDKSGQHLGPFGNGHRGDLSKLIVDDNGKTNTSVVAPRLSTTDLRGKALIVHAGGDTYRDDPPLGGGGARVACGVVQDDR; from the coding sequence ATGCGTCGCCTGCTCGCCCAGCTCCTTCTGCTCGTCAGCCTGCTCATCGTCACACCCAGCTGGTGCGGAGCTCTGGAGGTGACGCTGCAACGCATCGATACCAATGGACTTGGAGAGTCCATTGGCAGCATCACAGCGCAGGACACCGATCAGGGTCTGGTGATCTATCCCGATCTGTCGGGCCTGACACCAGGGGAGCATGGCTTCCATCTGCACAGCCTTGGCAGCTGTGAGGCGGGCCAGACAGCGGAGGGCACCGCAGTTGCCGGCCTTGCAGCAGGTGGACACTGGGATCCAGACAAGTCCGGCCAGCACCTCGGCCCCTTTGGCAACGGCCACCGTGGCGATCTGAGCAAGCTGATTGTTGATGACAACGGCAAAACCAACACCAGCGTTGTTGCACCACGGCTCAGCACAACGGATCTCCGGGGCAAGGCACTGATTGTTCATGCAGGGGGGGATACGTACCGCGACGACCCTCCCCTCGGTGGAGGCGGTGCACGGGTTGCCTGTGGTGTGGTGCAGGACGATCGCTGA
- a CDS encoding YccF domain-containing protein, which yields MISVVLNLLWVVLGGLPMALAWWLAALICAITIVGLPWARSCWVLGLFSLWPFGSEAINRRQVRGQDDLGTGPLGLIGNVIWFLVAGWWLALGHLSSALACFVTIIGIPFGIQHIKLALIALAPVGMTVVKSNDLD from the coding sequence ATGATTTCTGTTGTGCTCAACCTCCTCTGGGTTGTCCTTGGCGGACTGCCCATGGCTCTGGCCTGGTGGCTTGCCGCGTTGATCTGTGCCATCACCATCGTCGGTCTTCCATGGGCACGGTCGTGTTGGGTGCTGGGGCTTTTCTCCCTGTGGCCCTTTGGTTCAGAAGCCATCAACCGCCGCCAAGTCAGGGGACAAGACGACCTGGGAACGGGTCCTTTGGGACTGATCGGCAACGTGATCTGGTTCCTCGTGGCCGGTTGGTGGTTAGCCCTCGGTCACCTCAGCAGTGCGTTGGCCTGTTTTGTCACGATCATCGGCATTCCTTTCGGCATCCAGCACATCAAACTGGCGTTGATTGCTTTGGCCCCTGTCGGAATGACCGTTGTTAAGTCCAATGACTTGGACTGA
- a CDS encoding DUF4278 domain-containing protein: protein MNTLQLIKARTVRNQAIETARTQMARAFRHQEHTDQVHTPVAVKAKVLRYRGVAYETNDAQQHPTGGRELRYRGVGYDVY, encoded by the coding sequence ATGAACACACTTCAGCTGATCAAGGCACGGACTGTGCGCAACCAGGCCATTGAGACGGCCAGAACACAGATGGCAAGGGCCTTCCGCCATCAGGAGCACACCGATCAAGTGCACACCCCAGTGGCCGTCAAAGCCAAGGTTCTGCGCTATCGCGGTGTGGCCTATGAAACGAACGACGCACAGCAGCACCCAACCGGTGGTCGTGAACTGCGTTACCGCGGCGTTGGCTACGACGTGTATTGA
- a CDS encoding RNA-binding protein: protein MTIFIGNLSWDAEREDLIHLFGQYGEVSKCSLPLDRETGRKRGFAFVDLSNEADEQSAIDDLQNVEWMGRAISVRKAEPRR from the coding sequence TTGACGATCTTCATTGGAAATCTCTCCTGGGACGCTGAGCGGGAGGATCTCATTCACCTTTTCGGACAGTACGGCGAAGTGAGCAAATGCTCCCTGCCGCTCGACCGGGAGACGGGCCGCAAGCGTGGTTTCGCTTTTGTGGATCTCAGCAACGAAGCCGATGAGCAGTCGGCGATTGATGATCTCCAGAACGTTGAGTGGATGGGGCGTGCCATCTCGGTTCGCAAGGCTGAACCACGACGCTGA
- a CDS encoding 2Fe-2S iron-sulfur cluster-binding protein — protein MASYNISIEGGTSFSCPDDVYILDAAEEAGVDLPYSCRAGACSTCAGRLVSGSVDQTDQSFLDDEQIGQGFALLCVSYPTADCVIKANAEEHLS, from the coding sequence ATGGCCTCTTACAACATCAGCATCGAGGGTGGCACCAGCTTTTCGTGCCCTGATGACGTCTATATCCTCGACGCAGCTGAAGAAGCTGGTGTCGATCTGCCCTATTCATGCCGGGCAGGGGCATGTTCAACTTGTGCCGGTCGCCTGGTGAGTGGCTCGGTTGATCAGACCGATCAGAGCTTTCTCGATGATGAACAGATCGGCCAAGGATTTGCCTTGCTTTGCGTGAGCTATCCCACCGCTGATTGTGTGATCAAGGCCAACGCCGAAGAGCATCTGTCTTGA
- a CDS encoding metal ABC transporter substrate-binding protein yields MRFLSKSSQSSLQRFVLKRSAVVLLLTASVLLASCRSRDQESATDSRPQVLTTFTVLADLARNVAGDRLQVASIVKPGAEIHGYQPTPSDVERASKADLIIENGLGLELWARRFTAAAGDVPTITLSEGMDPLLITEDAYSGKPNPHAWMSPQRAMLYVDHLERAFTQLDPAGAAVYAANASAYKAKLQTLDDELRTAITALPAQQRLLVSCEGAFTYLATDYGLEEAYLWPVNAESEITPKRMARLIDTVRERQVPSIFCESTVSDKAQREVAAAAGARFGGTFYVDSLSSPDGPAPTLLDLQRHNVDLILKGLTPSESNR; encoded by the coding sequence ATGCGATTCTTGAGCAAGTCAAGTCAGTCTTCGTTGCAGCGGTTCGTCTTGAAGCGTTCGGCGGTGGTCTTGCTGTTAACGGCAAGCGTTCTGCTTGCGTCCTGCCGCAGCCGGGACCAGGAGAGCGCCACGGATTCACGGCCCCAGGTGCTCACCACCTTCACGGTGCTGGCCGATCTGGCCCGGAATGTGGCGGGTGATCGTTTGCAGGTGGCGTCGATCGTCAAGCCCGGTGCCGAGATCCATGGTTACCAACCCACCCCCAGTGATGTCGAGCGCGCCAGCAAGGCGGATCTGATTATTGAGAACGGGTTGGGGTTGGAGTTGTGGGCCCGGCGATTCACCGCTGCAGCGGGAGATGTGCCAACTATCACCCTTTCGGAGGGGATGGACCCTCTGCTGATCACGGAGGACGCCTATTCCGGCAAACCCAATCCCCATGCCTGGATGTCTCCCCAGCGCGCCATGCTTTACGTGGATCATCTTGAGCGGGCTTTTACGCAACTTGATCCAGCTGGTGCCGCGGTCTATGCCGCCAATGCGTCGGCTTACAAAGCCAAGCTCCAGACCCTCGATGACGAGCTGCGCACGGCGATTACTGCGCTTCCTGCCCAGCAACGGCTGTTGGTGAGTTGCGAGGGGGCCTTCACCTATCTGGCAACCGATTACGGGCTCGAGGAGGCCTATCTCTGGCCGGTGAATGCCGAAAGTGAGATCACACCAAAACGCATGGCTCGCTTGATCGACACCGTGCGCGAGCGACAGGTCCCGAGCATCTTTTGTGAAAGTACGGTGAGCGACAAAGCCCAACGGGAAGTGGCTGCAGCAGCAGGTGCCCGCTTCGGTGGCACTTTTTATGTGGATTCACTCTCGTCTCCGGACGGGCCCGCGCCCACCCTCTTGGATCTGCAACGGCACAATGTGGATCTCATCCTCAAGGGCCTGACCCCGTCCGAGAGCAATCGCTGA
- the nth gene encoding endonuclease III — protein MRRPERVEVILRRLNEQYPETPIPLDHSDPFTLLIAVLLSAQCTDKKVNEVTPALFAAGPTPAAMAELEEETILGFIRQLGLAKTKAKNVRRLAQILVTAYEGDVPQSFEELEALPGVGHKTASVVMAQAFGVPAFPVDTHIHRLAQRWGLSDGSNVARTEQDLKRLFPKQHWNRLHLQIIFWGREFCTARGCDGTVCSMCRELYPKRRRPVITRKP, from the coding sequence TTGCGCAGGCCGGAGCGAGTTGAGGTGATCTTGCGACGCCTCAACGAGCAGTACCCAGAAACACCGATTCCTCTGGATCACAGCGATCCATTCACGCTGCTGATTGCTGTGCTGCTGAGTGCACAATGCACCGACAAGAAAGTGAATGAGGTCACACCGGCGCTGTTTGCCGCTGGCCCAACCCCAGCAGCCATGGCTGAGCTCGAGGAAGAAACGATCCTCGGTTTTATCCGTCAGCTCGGGCTGGCCAAGACCAAGGCCAAAAATGTGCGACGCCTCGCGCAGATTCTGGTGACGGCCTATGAGGGCGATGTCCCCCAGAGTTTTGAGGAGCTTGAGGCGCTACCTGGCGTTGGACACAAAACAGCCAGCGTGGTGATGGCTCAAGCCTTTGGCGTTCCCGCTTTTCCAGTCGACACCCACATTCACCGGCTGGCGCAGCGATGGGGCTTGAGCGACGGAAGCAACGTTGCGCGCACGGAACAGGATCTCAAGCGCCTCTTCCCAAAGCAGCACTGGAATCGCCTGCACCTTCAAATCATCTTCTGGGGCCGTGAGTTCTGCACGGCGCGGGGCTGCGACGGAACCGTCTGCTCGATGTGCCGTGAGCTCTATCCCAAACGGCGCCGTCCGGTGATCACCCGCAAGCCGTGA